The following are from one region of the Halarcobacter sp. genome:
- the tsaE gene encoding tRNA (adenosine(37)-N6)-threonylcarbamoyltransferase complex ATPase subunit type 1 TsaE: MTYLLELNEIEKIVNKLKEKLNALDFNCVVILRGDLASGKTTFVKNFVKSLNIDELVTSPTFSLQSIYGENIFHYDVYNKTLEDFISLGLLEEFEKEGIHFVEWGDEKLEEILNSYGFNILVLNIEKKDNKRLYTINE, translated from the coding sequence TTGACTTATTTATTAGAATTAAATGAAATTGAAAAAATTGTAAATAAATTAAAAGAAAAGCTAAATGCTTTAGATTTTAATTGTGTAGTAATTTTACGTGGAGATTTAGCTAGTGGTAAAACTACATTTGTTAAAAATTTTGTTAAATCACTTAATATAGATGAACTTGTAACATCCCCAACTTTTTCTTTACAATCTATATATGGTGAGAATATATTTCATTATGATGTTTACAATAAAACACTAGAAGATTTTATATCATTAGGCTTACTTGAAGAGTTTGAAAAAGAGGGTATTCACTTTGTAGAGTGGGGTGATGAAAAACTTGAAGAGATATTAAACTCATATGGTTTTAATATCCTTGTTTTAAATATTGAAAAAAAAGATAATAAGAGGTTATATACAATAAATGAGTAA
- a CDS encoding PAS domain-containing sensor histidine kinase, which produces MSLEDIEKLKRNNKELQEIINNSWDGIGIIDKSTKLIYVNNAFMPILGFNKDELINTKLINYMKSEYINHFLELLNIETSENKKYKAEIDLVCIRKDKEKVYLKITISTMLNKSLFVINTKDITSQVSDDEILDDYVASMHIDLHGYITKVSNAFLKLFEYKKDDIINTPYKKLFDENTNKIIFENIDKTLEAQQEFSGKIKAVKNNNYLFFINIKIKPMYNKYGDVIGYTSLIFDISNQLDLKEESTILEEEIDNAKKEIVEKNNLLKNQSKMLIITETLQKLSHEWRQPLNLISVQAQKLELDYSMGITPSEEDAVKSLDKIKNEADKLSKTIESFQHFIKNNSKESNTSIKKIIDAVIRRVDLNNNINVNINIDEEFVFTTLEEELIEVLTNILINSNEQYQRTNKKDAQIDIYQYHNEDKIVFEIKDNLGGISEDILHKVFEPYFSTKKKKHGVGLGLYISKLIINLQLQGVITMTNKDEGILVKISIPTN; this is translated from the coding sequence GATGGTATAGGAATAATTGATAAATCAACAAAATTGATTTATGTTAATAATGCCTTTATGCCAATACTTGGATTTAATAAAGATGAGTTGATAAATACAAAACTAATAAATTATATGAAAAGTGAATATATAAATCATTTTTTAGAACTATTAAATATTGAAACAAGTGAAAATAAAAAATACAAAGCAGAAATTGATTTAGTATGTATTAGAAAAGACAAAGAAAAGGTTTATCTTAAAATTACTATATCAACAATGTTAAATAAATCTTTATTTGTAATAAATACAAAAGATATCACTTCTCAAGTATCGGATGATGAAATTTTAGATGATTATGTCGCTTCAATGCATATTGACCTTCATGGATATATTACAAAAGTTAGTAATGCCTTTTTAAAACTGTTTGAATATAAAAAAGATGATATTATAAATACACCCTATAAGAAACTTTTTGATGAAAATACAAATAAAATCATATTTGAAAATATTGATAAAACCTTAGAGGCTCAACAAGAATTTAGTGGAAAAATAAAAGCAGTAAAAAACAATAATTATTTATTTTTTATTAATATAAAAATTAAACCAATGTACAACAAATATGGGGATGTTATTGGTTATACCTCTTTAATATTTGATATTTCAAATCAACTTGATTTAAAAGAGGAATCTACAATATTAGAAGAAGAGATTGATAATGCAAAAAAAGAGATTGTTGAAAAAAACAATCTTTTAAAAAATCAATCTAAAATGCTTATTATTACAGAAACTTTGCAAAAATTATCCCATGAGTGGAGACAACCTTTAAATCTAATTTCTGTTCAAGCACAAAAATTAGAACTTGATTATTCTATGGGTATTACACCTAGTGAAGAGGATGCTGTTAAATCTCTAGATAAAATAAAAAATGAAGCAGATAAATTATCAAAAACTATAGAAAGCTTTCAACATTTTATAAAAAACAATTCAAAAGAATCTAATACAAGTATCAAAAAAATAATTGATGCTGTAATAAGAAGAGTTGACTTAAATAACAATATAAATGTTAATATAAATATAGATGAAGAGTTTGTATTCACTACACTAGAAGAGGAATTAATCGAAGTTTTAACAAATATACTGATTAATTCAAATGAACAATATCAAAGAACTAATAAAAAAGATGCACAAATTGATATTTATCAATATCATAATGAAGATAAAATCGTATTTGAAATAAAAGATAATCTAGGTGGTATCTCAGAAGATATTTTACATAAAGTTTTTGAGCCATACTTTTCTACAAAAAAGAAAAAGCATGGAGTAGGATTAGGTTTATATATTAGTAAATTAATTATTAATTTACAACTACAAGGTGTTATTACAATGACTAACAAAGATGAAGGAATTTTAGTTAAAATTTCAATACCCACAAATTAA
- a CDS encoding S4 domain-containing protein has product MRIDKFLNAVNITKRRAVAEDMLEHKVVFINNLPVKKAKEVKVGDIIEIKYLEKTDKFKVLQIPVTKSTPKSKMSEYVEII; this is encoded by the coding sequence ATGAGAATAGATAAATTTTTAAATGCAGTAAATATTACAAAAAGAAGGGCTGTTGCTGAAGATATGTTAGAACACAAAGTTGTTTTTATAAATAATCTTCCAGTTAAAAAAGCAAAAGAGGTTAAAGTAGGGGATATTATTGAAATTAAATATCTTGAAAAAACAGACAAATTTAAAGTTCTTCAAATACCTGTTACTAAATCTACACCTAAATCTAAAATGTCAGAATATGTTGAAATAATATAA
- the lptB gene encoding LPS export ABC transporter ATP-binding protein: protein MSKLRVEDIKKSIKKTQILHGISLEVNSGEIVGLLGPNGAGKTTTFYTVCGLIIPSAGKIYFDEENITSLPLHKRALKGIGYLPQESSIFKDLSVEDNLMLAAQIVTKDKKEQHKRVEELLEVFNIEPIRQRKGVSLSGGERRRTEIARALVSKPKFLLLDEPFAGVDPIAVKDIQEIIHELTKIGIGVLITDHNVRETLEICDRAYVMKNGALLASGNADEIKSDGSVREHYLGESFNF, encoded by the coding sequence ATGAGTAAATTAAGAGTAGAAGATATTAAAAAAAGTATTAAAAAAACACAAATATTACATGGAATATCTTTAGAGGTTAATTCAGGGGAAATTGTTGGATTATTAGGACCAAATGGTGCAGGTAAAACAACTACATTTTATACAGTTTGCGGACTAATTATTCCAAGTGCAGGAAAAATCTATTTTGATGAAGAGAACATCACTTCTTTACCTTTACATAAAAGGGCTTTAAAAGGAATAGGATATTTGCCCCAAGAATCATCTATTTTTAAAGACTTATCAGTTGAAGATAATTTAATGCTAGCAGCTCAAATAGTTACTAAAGATAAAAAAGAGCAACACAAAAGAGTTGAAGAGTTACTTGAAGTTTTTAATATTGAACCGATTAGACAAAGAAAAGGTGTATCTTTATCTGGCGGGGAAAGAAGAAGAACAGAAATAGCAAGAGCTTTAGTTTCTAAACCAAAATTTTTACTTCTAGATGAACCTTTTGCAGGAGTTGATCCAATTGCTGTTAAAGATATTCAAGAGATTATACATGAATTAACAAAAATAGGAATAGGTGTTTTAATTACAGACCATAATGTTAGAGAAACTCTTGAAATTTGTGATAGGGCATATGTTATGAAAAATGGAGCTTTACTTGCATCTGGAAATGCTGATGAAATCAAAAGTGATGGAAGTGTAAGGGAACACTATTTAGGGGAAAGTTTTAATTTTTAA
- the kdsB gene encoding 3-deoxy-manno-octulosonate cytidylyltransferase, translating to MIIIPARLNSSRFENKILVDILGLPMVIRTAKQVSSLDDVVIATDSKDVIELAKEHGFKAVLTSSEHQSGTDRINEAANILNLAEDEVIINVQADEPFIETSVIEKVINRVKSVKDNNEDIMIVSCYKTISSELADDSNHVKVILDEHSNAIYFSRAKIPYHRDHYETSNYSGHLGIYGFTKKSLNDFCKLSTSKLEQIEKLEQLRALDNGKKIAMVKVESKSFGIDTEQDLRNALKIFVN from the coding sequence ATGATTATTATACCAGCAAGGCTTAACTCTAGTAGATTTGAAAATAAAATATTAGTAGATATATTAGGTTTACCAATGGTGATTAGAACAGCTAAACAAGTTAGTAGTTTAGATGATGTAGTTATTGCAACAGATTCAAAAGATGTTATCGAGTTAGCAAAAGAACACGGATTTAAGGCTGTATTAACCTCTAGTGAGCACCAAAGTGGTACAGATAGAATAAATGAAGCTGCAAATATTTTAAATTTAGCAGAAGATGAAGTTATTATTAATGTTCAAGCAGATGAACCTTTTATAGAAACAAGTGTAATTGAAAAAGTAATAAATAGAGTTAAAAGTGTAAAAGATAATAATGAAGATATTATGATTGTAAGCTGTTACAAGACAATTAGTTCTGAATTAGCAGATGATTCAAATCATGTAAAAGTAATTTTAGATGAACACTCAAATGCAATATATTTTTCAAGGGCAAAAATACCATATCATAGAGATCATTATGAAACTTCAAATTATAGTGGACATTTGGGTATTTATGGATTTACTAAGAAGTCATTAAACGATTTTTGTAAATTATCTACATCTAAACTAGAACAAATTGAAAAGTTAGAACAATTAAGAGCCTTGGACAATGGGAAAAAAATAGCAATGGTAAAGGTTGAATCTAAATCATTTGGTATAGATACTGAGCAAGATTTAAGAAATGCTTTAAAAATATTTGTAAATTAA
- a CDS encoding diguanylate cyclase — protein sequence MNKEILKEINVLYVEDEDEVREFTSKTISSIVNQVVVAKDGKEGLEKYYENNQLNLILTDINMPRMGGLEMCNIIREKDKEIPIVITSAHSDPNFLKEAIDVNVSSYAMKPIDLYHLIDSMIKAVEPIFLKKRLENITKNLEHKVEEVTKQTKLLLDAQANIVFLTNLSKIVEVNKKFLDFFAVSSYEEFLATKKSIVSQFKEDKRFFNKAIVDTDSHWILEIQKLTEADRVVKMENKYGEDRIFTVTIDDYENKKEHFVISLTDITTLKEKSNLLEYQATHDQLTGLFNRQKFNDIFLKEIKRDKRYDNALSIIVFNIDNFTNIIDKSGRDVCNNLLKDVAQIVINSVREHDIVVRWAEEEFLILLPQTEVTGASRVAQKILENIQEHNFPYILEEITASFGISKLLEEDNDISILKRVEDALAKAKEEGKNKIICN from the coding sequence ATGAATAAAGAAATTTTAAAAGAGATTAATGTTTTATATGTAGAAGATGAAGATGAAGTTCGTGAATTTACAAGTAAAACTATAAGTAGTATTGTAAATCAAGTTGTTGTTGCCAAAGATGGTAAAGAGGGACTTGAAAAGTATTATGAAAATAATCAATTAAATCTTATCTTAACAGATATTAATATGCCTAGAATGGGTGGACTTGAGATGTGTAATATTATTAGGGAGAAAGATAAAGAGATCCCTATAGTAATCACAAGTGCACATAGTGACCCAAATTTTTTAAAAGAAGCTATTGATGTAAATGTAAGTTCATATGCAATGAAACCAATAGATTTATACCATTTAATTGATAGTATGATAAAAGCTGTTGAACCAATTTTCTTAAAGAAAAGATTAGAAAATATAACAAAAAACTTAGAACATAAAGTAGAAGAAGTAACAAAACAAACAAAGCTTTTACTTGATGCACAGGCTAATATAGTTTTTTTAACAAATTTATCAAAAATTGTTGAAGTAAACAAAAAATTCTTAGATTTTTTTGCTGTATCATCATATGAAGAGTTTTTAGCAACAAAAAAATCAATAGTTAGTCAATTTAAAGAGGATAAAAGATTTTTTAATAAAGCTATTGTTGACACAGATAGTCACTGGATTCTAGAGATTCAAAAACTAACTGAAGCTGATAGAGTTGTTAAAATGGAAAATAAATATGGTGAAGATAGAATTTTTACTGTTACAATTGATGATTACGAAAATAAAAAAGAACACTTTGTTATCTCTTTAACAGATATAACAACACTTAAAGAAAAATCAAATCTTTTAGAGTATCAAGCAACACATGACCAATTAACAGGATTATTTAACAGACAAAAATTTAATGATATTTTTCTAAAAGAGATAAAAAGAGATAAAAGATATGACAATGCATTATCAATTATAGTTTTTAATATAGATAATTTTACAAATATAATTGATAAATCAGGTAGAGATGTTTGCAATAATCTACTTAAAGATGTGGCTCAAATAGTAATTAATAGTGTTAGAGAGCATGATATAGTTGTAAGATGGGCAGAAGAAGAGTTTTTAATATTATTACCACAAACAGAAGTAACTGGAGCAAGTAGAGTTGCACAGAAAATATTAGAAAATATCCAAGAACATAATTTTCCTTATATTCTAGAAGAGATAACAGCTAGTTTTGGGATATCAAAACTTCTAGAAGAAGATAATGATATCTCTATTTTAAAACGAGTTGAAGATGCTTTGGCAAAAGCAAAAGAGGAAGGTAAAAATAAAATTATTTGTAATTAA
- the trpD gene encoding anthranilate phosphoribosyltransferase, translating to MFNMAKLKFDDIFENKLPKEEVREYLIELYERGETAAEIAAAASAMRDHMIPLPVHYDLKTKAIDVVGTGGDKSYSFNISSTVSILLAAAGCYVAKHGNRSITSKSGSADMLEALGINLNLSIENSVTMLEETGFCFMFAQNHHPAMKYIMPIRKSIPHRTIFNILGPLSNPASVSKQLIGVFDKAYINRIATALDMLEAKKSMVVSSNDGMDEISISDVSFATLLDNGKIEDFVIDPQEYGLKLASKDEIVGGDGKENAKITYDILTGVTKGAKLDIVLLNTAAALVVDNKARDMKEGIEIAKATIDSKKAKDKLEELVKISSQLV from the coding sequence ATGTTTAATATGGCTAAATTAAAATTTGATGATATATTTGAAAACAAATTACCAAAAGAAGAGGTTAGGGAATATTTAATAGAATTATATGAAAGAGGTGAAACAGCTGCTGAGATTGCTGCAGCTGCTAGTGCCATGAGAGATCATATGATTCCTTTACCTGTTCATTATGATTTAAAAACAAAAGCTATTGATGTAGTAGGAACAGGTGGAGATAAAAGTTATAGTTTTAATATTTCAAGTACAGTATCAATTTTATTAGCTGCTGCTGGTTGTTATGTAGCAAAACACGGAAATAGAAGTATTACAAGTAAATCAGGAAGTGCTGATATGCTTGAAGCTTTAGGGATTAACTTAAATCTTTCTATTGAAAATTCAGTTACAATGCTTGAGGAAACTGGTTTTTGTTTTATGTTTGCTCAAAACCATCATCCAGCTATGAAATATATTATGCCTATTAGAAAATCAATTCCACATAGAACAATTTTTAATATTTTAGGTCCTTTATCAAATCCAGCATCAGTTTCTAAACAATTAATTGGTGTATTTGATAAAGCATACATAAATAGGATAGCTACAGCTTTAGATATGCTAGAAGCTAAAAAGTCTATGGTTGTTTCATCAAATGACGGAATGGATGAAATATCTATATCAGATGTATCATTTGCAACATTACTTGATAATGGGAAAATTGAAGATTTTGTTATTGATCCACAAGAGTATGGATTAAAACTGGCTTCTAAAGATGAAATAGTTGGTGGTGATGGTAAAGAAAATGCAAAAATTACTTATGATATTTTAACAGGTGTAACAAAAGGTGCAAAACTTGATATTGTACTTTTAAATACGGCTGCTGCTTTAGTTGTTGATAATAAAGCTAGAGATATGAAAGAAGGAATCGAGATTGCTAAAGCTACAATTGATAGTAAAAAAGCAAAAGATAAACTTGAAGAATTAGTTAAAATATCATCACAATTGGTTTAA